The Vulpes vulpes isolate BD-2025 chromosome 10, VulVul3, whole genome shotgun sequence genome has a window encoding:
- the PPCS gene encoding phosphopantothenate--cysteine ligase isoform X1, whose translation MAEVDLVAEFPKPADAARRGEVMARFAARLGAQGRRVVLITSGGTKVPLEARPVRFLDNFSSGRRGASSAEAFLAAGYGVLFLYRARSAFPFAHRFPPQTWLSALRPCGAAPPGLLSLQAEEDALPGFAAALRSYQEAAAAGTFLAVEFTTLADYLHLLQAAAQALNPLGSSAMIYLAAAVSDFYVPVSEMPEHKIQSSRGPLQITMKMVPKMLSPLVKDWAPKAFTISFKLETDPSIMIDRARNALEVYRHQVVVANSLESHGSFVIILTKDSETKILLSEEETEKGIDIEKKIVDDLQSRHTVFIHDKN comes from the exons ATGGCGGAAGTGGACCTGGTCGCCGAGTTTCCCAAGCCGGCGGACGCGGCGCGCCGCGGCGAGGTTATGGCTCGCTTCGCCGCCAGGCTGGGCGCGCAGGGCCGGCGGGTGGTGCTGATCACGTCCGGCGGCACCAAGGTCCCGCTGGAAGCCCGGCCAGTGCGCTTCCTGGACAACTTCAGcagcgggcggcgcggggcctcCTCGGCCGAGGCCTTCCTGGCTGCGGGCTACGGGGTCCTGTTCCTGTACCGCGCTCGCTCCGCCTTCCCCTTTGCCCACCGCTTCCCGCCCCAGACCTGGCTGTCGGCGCTGCGGCCCTGCGGCGCGGCCCCTCCGGGCTTGCTGAGCCTGCAGGCCGAGGAGGATGCTCTTCCGGGCTTCGCGGCGGCCCTGCGCAGCTACCAGGAGGCTGCGGCTGCCGGCACCTTCCTGGCCGTGGAGTTCACCACCTTGGCGGACTACTTGCACCTGCTGCAGGCTGCGGCCCAGGCGCTCAATCCGTTGG GCTCTTCTGCGATGATTTACCTGGCTGCGGCCGTGTCAGATTTCTATGTTCCTGTCTCAGAAATGCCTGAACACAAGATCCAGTCATCTAGGGGCCCACTGCAG ATAACAATGAAGATGGTGCCAAAAATGCTTTCTCCTTTGGTTAAAGACTGGGCTCCCAAAGCATTTACAATTTCCTTTAAGTTGGAGACTGACCCTTCCATCATGATCGATCGTGCACGGAATGCTTTGGAAGTTTATCGACATCAAGTGGTGGTGGCTAATAGCCTTGAGTCACACGGGTCCTTTGTGATTATTTTAACGAAAGACTCAGAAACCAAGATACTGCtgtcagaggaagaaacagaaaaaggtaTAGATATAGAAAAGAAGATAGTAGATGACCTTCAGTCTCGACACACAGTTTTTATACATGACAAAAactga
- the PPCS gene encoding phosphopantothenate--cysteine ligase isoform X2 encodes MLFRASRRPCAATRRLRLPAPSWPWSSPPWRTTCTCCRLRPRRSIRWITMKMVPKMLSPLVKDWAPKAFTISFKLETDPSIMIDRARNALEVYRHQVVVANSLESHGSFVIILTKDSETKILLSEEETEKGIDIEKKIVDDLQSRHTVFIHDKN; translated from the exons ATGCTCTTCCGGGCTTCGCGGCGGCCCTGCGCAGCTACCAGGAGGCTGCGGCTGCCGGCACCTTCCTGGCCGTGGAGTTCACCACCTTGGCGGACTACTTGCACCTGCTGCAGGCTGCGGCCCAGGCGCTCAATCCGTTGG ATAACAATGAAGATGGTGCCAAAAATGCTTTCTCCTTTGGTTAAAGACTGGGCTCCCAAAGCATTTACAATTTCCTTTAAGTTGGAGACTGACCCTTCCATCATGATCGATCGTGCACGGAATGCTTTGGAAGTTTATCGACATCAAGTGGTGGTGGCTAATAGCCTTGAGTCACACGGGTCCTTTGTGATTATTTTAACGAAAGACTCAGAAACCAAGATACTGCtgtcagaggaagaaacagaaaaaggtaTAGATATAGAAAAGAAGATAGTAGATGACCTTCAGTCTCGACACACAGTTTTTATACATGACAAAAactga
- the PPCS gene encoding phosphopantothenate--cysteine ligase isoform X3, which yields MKMVPKMLSPLVKDWAPKAFTISFKLETDPSIMIDRARNALEVYRHQVVVANSLESHGSFVIILTKDSETKILLSEEETEKGIDIEKKIVDDLQSRHTVFIHDKN from the coding sequence ATGAAGATGGTGCCAAAAATGCTTTCTCCTTTGGTTAAAGACTGGGCTCCCAAAGCATTTACAATTTCCTTTAAGTTGGAGACTGACCCTTCCATCATGATCGATCGTGCACGGAATGCTTTGGAAGTTTATCGACATCAAGTGGTGGTGGCTAATAGCCTTGAGTCACACGGGTCCTTTGTGATTATTTTAACGAAAGACTCAGAAACCAAGATACTGCtgtcagaggaagaaacagaaaaaggtaTAGATATAGAAAAGAAGATAGTAGATGACCTTCAGTCTCGACACACAGTTTTTATACATGACAAAAactga
- the ZMYND12 gene encoding zinc finger MYND domain-containing protein 12: MDRIYPLAVPKGRRLCCEVCEAPAERVCAACTVTYYCGLVHQRADWSSIHEKICQLLIPLRTSMPFYNSEEERQHGLQQLQQRQKHLIEFCYTVAQKYLFEGKHEAAVPAALHSLRFRMNVHGLSSVELVPAYLLLAEASLGLGQIVQAEEYLSQAQWTVLKSTECCYATQSLLHRNLGLLSIAKENYEEARYHLANDIYFASCAFGTEDIRTSGGYFHLANIFYGLKKLDLADTLYTKIAEIWSKYLNNHYQVLSQNRIQQIDLLGKRFETDTGLDEAQEAEAIQILTSIWNIRESTSNTDPQKTIFVLKILVMLYYLMMNSSKAQEYAMRAFSLAKEQHLSVNEQSTIEDLLNMISAEEAHPIT, translated from the exons ATGGACCGCATCTACCCTCTGGCGGTGCCCAAAGGGCGGCGGCTGTGCTGCGAGGTGTGCGAAGCCCCGGCCGAGCGGGTGTGCGCGGCCTGCACGGTCACTTATTACTG CGGTTTGGTTCATCAAAGAGCTGACTGGAGCAGCATCCATGAGAAGATATGTCAGCTGCTGATCCCGCTGCGCACTTCCATGCCCTTCTACAATTCAGAGGAGGAGCGGCAGCATGGCCTACAGCAGCTCCAGCAGCGGCAG AAGCATTTGATTGAATTCTGCTACACTGTAGCCCAGAAATACCTCTTTGAAGGAAAACACGAAGCTGCCGTTCCAGCAGCTTTGCACTCGCTTCGCTTCCGCATGAATGTGCACGGCCTGAGCTCAGTAGAGCTTGTACCTGCTTACCTGCTCTTGGCCGAGGCGAGCCTTG GTCTGGGCCAGATTGTTCAAGCTGAGGAATATCTATCCCAAGCCCAGTGGACAGTCCTCAAATCAACTGAATGTTGTTATGCCACCCAATCTTTACTGCATCGGAACCTGGGACTTCTCTCTATAGCTAAGGAGAACTATGAGGAAGCCCGTTATCATCTGGCCAATGAT ATTTATTTTGCCAGTTGTGCATTTGGAACAGAGGACATCAGGACCTCGGGGGGCTATTTCCACCTGGCTAATATCTTCTACGGCCTTAAAAAGTTGGACCTAGCAGACACGTTGTACACCAAG ATCGCTGAGATCTGGAGTAAATACCTGAACAATCACTACCAAGTGCTCTCACAGAATCGCATCCAGCAGATAGACTTACTGGGCAAACGATTTGAGACTGACACTGGCTTGG ATGAAGCCCAGGAAGCAGAAGCCATTCAGATCCTGACCTCAATCTGGAATATTCGAGAATCTACATCCAACACAGACCCCCAGAAAACAATCTTTGTTCTGAAAATCCTGGTCATGCTTTACTACCTGATGATGAATTCTTCAAAG GCACAAGAATATGCCATGAGGGCCTTCAGTCTAGCCAAAGAACAGCATCTCAGTGTCAACGAACAAAGCACCATTGAAGACTTACTAAATATGATCTCAGCTGAAGAAGCTCATCCCATTACTTAG